From the Pseudomonas syringae KCTC 12500 genome, the window GTCGAAAAACTCAGATCAAGCTGCTGCTGAGTGTCCGGGCGCAGTTGAGGCACCAAGGGCACCGGGGTGTAATCGGCATCGGGAATAATGCGCAGCCAGTTGCGGCGATACAATTCGCGCGCCTGCTCGGGAATGTCCGATGCCGGGAAGAACAACCCGTTGAAGAGCTCCATGCTTGGCGCCGAGGCTTCGGCGATCACCTGACCATGGCCTTCTTCTTCGAAACGGTAGATCAGCACCCGGTCATAACCGGTCATTTTCTGGATCTCGCGAACGCTGACTTCATACAGGGTCTGCAGATCAGTCGCGGCGTGCAGTTGGCGCAACATGCGCCCAATGTTGCCGGTGCGCTCGGAATAACTGACCGATTGCGCATCCTTGCCCTGAATTTCGAGCTCCAGAACCAGAACGCCCTGATGGCGGTGCAACATGGCTTCGAACTCGATACCGTTGATCGACATCAGCAGGCGTTGCGCGTCAATGAACGAATCATGAGCACTGGCGCTTCGGATCACGTCGGCCCAGCCAGCGCCCAGCACACAGTCCAGCCCCTTGCCGAGCACCTGCTCGGGCATATGGCCCAGCACAGCCTTGACGTTGGCACTGACTTGCAGGATTTTCAGCTCGGGCTCTGTCAGTGTGAACAGCAGACCATGAGGTTGAATGGCACCGGGAAACTGAATGGGCTCATCTGCACAATTGGCCAGAAGGACTTCAAAGGCGTCTTTGTCGAGTTGGCTCATAACAGTACCTTTTGACCCTCGAGCCAGTGCTCGAAACATGCAAATGTGGAGTGCGCTGCAGAGGCGGCGGCATCAGTAAAGGCAACTTCTCGGGCTACTTCATCCAGATGATTAAGAAATGCCTTCCAGCGAGGTCCGGTGCGGGCACCATACACATCGAGAAAGGCCGTTCCACTTTGCTCATCCAGACCCAGACGCTTGTTTATTTCGCGTCGCAACACTTGCCCGCCCAATGTCGCCCCTTCCAGCACATACATCACCCCCATACAGGCGCCGGGAGAATCAACAGCGGGTAACTGGTCGCAGCGGGGCAATTGGCCAATGTCATGGTCGGACAGCCCCAATGCACGCAGATCCTCGACCAACACAGGGGTTTTGACCCTCTCGAGCGGGATAAGCTCCGCAGGTATCAAGGCACTGGCATGCAGTATCGCTTCAAGCGGTGCATAAAAACCGTAGTAAGCCTGTAGCAGACGGAGGTAAAGAGCGTGATCCAGAGTGGATGAAAAAAACGGCATGCGTTTTTCGAGCCCGACGTGCAACTGACTGGTTTCAGCACGCAATGCATCAAGCAGTTTGGGCGGGGGAACACGTGGAAAACTTGCCGGCATCCAGGAAGGCTCTTGAGTGTGCAATGGGCAGAAAACGCATCCGAGCGAAAACAGGCCGCCAAAATACAGATTCAGAGCAAAATCTGACAGGTCTTTCCTAGGCTTACGATGAAATACCACCGTTCACAAAGAAAAACAGTCAGCGTTACAAGACGACGGTTTGCAACTGCCCGCAAAATACGCGCTCAACTAACGACGATAGTCGAAACCCAGCCCATACGCGTTCGGCGCGTGCGCGGTTCGCGCAGGCAAGCACTTTAACATCATCCGATAATGATGCCATCCTCTCGTAAGCCACCGACTCGATCGGCGGCTCACGTGCCCCCCTGAATAAAGCTGGCTCGCTCTGTCAACGCACGTTCTGATACAGCATCATTCGCGAGGTTTCATGCAGGCCGCGGGTCAGGTCGCGCAGCCGTTCGAACTCTTGCGGGTTCTGTTCGGCAACGTTGTCCAGCGGCGTGGGGGAAGACAGGTCATGGAGCGTTGGCGAACTGCCGTCGTGCTCCATTTGCAGCAGGTAGTTGCGCGTGACACCGCCGATCAGCGGGAACGTACCTTCGCGCAGTACCAGCGGCACCACACGCTCACCTTCTGGAGCCGCTTGCTGGATGTCACGGCCCATGGTGCCGCTGGTGAAGTCCATACCGGCCATCCCGGCGACTGTCGGCAACAGGTCGGCAAGGCCGACCGCTTCGTCGACGACCCGTGTGCCCAGCAGGCCGGGGGCGTGAATCAACAGCGGGACGTTGTTGCTCTCCAGGCCCAGTTGCTCGAACGCCGGCGCCATGTGCGGGATCTGGCTTATCCGCGTGTTGTGATCGCCAAACAGCACAAAGATGGTGTTTTCGTAGTAACCGCCCGCCTTGGCCAGTTCCATCAACCGCCCGATATTGAAGTCCAGCAGGCGCACGGCGTTGTACTGTTCCACGCTGCGCGAACCAGCGGCCTGGACCTGCTCAACAGTCTTGTCGCTGACCTGAAAACCGTCGTTGTCTTTGGGGATGGTAAACGGCCGGTGATTACCCGCAGTCTGCACGTAGGCAAAGAACGGTTTGTCGGCTGGCAACGCACGCAGGATCCGGTCACTCTCCTTGAACAGGTCCAGGTCGGAAATCCCCCAGACATCCACCTGCGGTGACTTCCAGTCGCGCTCGTCATACAGCCGTACGTCGTCGATACTGCGACGGATCAAGGCGTTCATGTTGGCCCAGCCGGAATTGCCGCCAATCATGTACAGCTTCTCGTACCCTTTGAAGTCGTTGATGATGGTGTTTTGCCGTGTGAGCAGCGGATGGCGTGTGGCGGTCTCCTGTCGTGTCACGTCAGGCACCCCAGTGATGCTCGCCCAGACCGTTTTCGCAGTGCCGGTAACCGGCACGTAAAAGTGCTTGAAGAACCAGCTTTGGGTGGCCAGATGGTCCAGGTTCGGCGTCGGGTTCAGCGGGTTGCCGTAGGCGCCGACGGCACTGGTGCCCAGCGATTCGAGCATGACGAACATGACATTCGGCGGCCGCTCGCCCGGCAGCCGGTAAGGCTGCACGGTCTGGTGACGCTTGAAACTCAACCCCTGCACGTCTGGCTGGGGAACGCCCAGATAACGCGCGACCCGTGCATAGTGCTTACGCACCTCGGGTTCATCGAAGTTCGACTGCGAGACCTTGAGCGTGTCGTACAGAAACAGCGCTGGATTGAGCCCCAGCGCCGCCACCTGACTGTTGCCGGAGAAGAACGCATCGCTCCAGCGCAACGGTACCGGGTTTTCCAGATTGAGATTCTCGACCCGGCCCAGCAGGCCGAGGAAGGTTGCACAGACCATCAGCGCCGAACCCCAGACCACGGACCCGCGTTTGATTGGCCTGGCCTCACGGTCCAGGGTGACACGTTCAAGCCTGATCAATACCCAGCCGAGCACGGCGACCGTGAGCAGCCAGCCGACAGTGATCCACAACACCGGATAGGTCTGCCAGAGCATGTCCCGGGAAATCTGCGCATCCTCCAGATAGCGCAGCACGCTGGCGTTGAGCCTGACGCCGAGATAGGCGTAATGGCCGAAATCGACGATGTAAATCATCGTCAGGATCGCCAGCGCCACGATCAGATAGCCTCGCGCCAGCCAGCGCAAGGCACGCACGCTGATCAGGTTCCAGCCCGGCAACCAGAGCAGCACCGCGACCGGCAGCAGTATCAGCAGCGCCAGGCGCAAGTCGAAGCGCAAACCGATGCCCAGCGTCTGTGCGACCTCGCCATGCGTGAACAGCGTGCCCGGCTCGATGCCGGAAAACCCGAAGAAGAACACACCCCTCAGCAACGCCGACAGCAGGAACACCACCATGACCGCGCCCAGCCAATAATGCAGGCGTCGCGATTGCAACCAACTCATCGTCATTCCTCTAGACATTGCCGACAGACAGAGCGGCCGGACGGCGCGTCTCCATTGCCCGGCGATAAACAAAACGGACAGCCAGGATCAGCAATGCCCCACAACAGTAAAGGCCAAGCAGCGGATCGATCAGGTAATCCCAATAATTCTCCGATGGCTTGATGCGGAAAGTGAAGGCCAGCGTCGCAGCGCTGAGCATCACCGCGGCCAGCGCATTGCGCATAAAGACCAGCCCCAGTGCGATGACAGCGACAATCATGATCATCGGCCGCGGGTTGTAACCCCAGCGGTACGGATCGAAATACGTCAGGCCCAGTGTGGCCGGGTACAGCGTCAGTGCCAGCGCAGCAAACACCAGCAGCACCACCGCGCGCCTGGACACGGCCAGCGGCTGGAGCACACCCAGTCGCTGCAGGGTCAGCCAGCCCAGCAGCACCAGGCTGCTGATGGCCAGGTCATCGGTCAGGCTACGGGCATAAGACGCCATCGACAGACCGTCGATCGAGATCACACTCAATAGCGAGACGGCGGCGAGCAGGCCGCAGCGCCACCATAACGATGCGGTCAAGGGCGCCAACAGTACAAACAGGGTCCAGGCAAACGCCAGATGAGCCAATCCCAACGCGATCATAAAAGTTGCTCCGCCAGCCAGGCCTCGTTGAAGCTGACATGCTTGATGAAGGTGTTATTCCATGAGTAGACCAAGTGATACAGGCCGTCCGGGCTACGGATGAAGTACGGGTATTCGTATTCGAAGTCGCAGCCCTGGGGCGAGCAGACGCGTTGGTCCAGATTGCTCAGAAACGCCTCTTCCATCGGTTGACGCAGGGCGCCACTGGAACTGCGGAAGCCCTCGCCGATCACCTCCTTGTACGCCTCAAGGGTAAACGGCGTGCCCAGCGGATCGGGCGACTTGTCGAAATCCATCAAGGGCCTCCAGACGTTCATCTCTTCATCAGTGCCGTACAGGCTGAGCTTGAAGCGCCCCTCGCGCAGGTCATTGAGCGCCACCAGCAGCCCCCTGCCCGGCACACCCACCGCAGCCAGCGAAGAGTTGGGGTTGCTCGGGGTCAGCGGATACGGCTCGCTCCAGCTCTGCCCGCCGTCTTCGGTGCGGCTGGCCAGCACCCGGTGGAACGTCTCGCCGGCATAGCGCAACAAGGCCACGGCGCGCTGCCCATCCAAAGGCACCACGGTGGGCTGCAGGGAATTGTTGCCACGGCTGATGCGAAACTTGTCGATCACTTCACCGTCGGCACTCAGGTACAGGTATTCGGCAAACTTGCCAAGAAACTCATGATAGACCGGCAGGCCGATCGAACCGTCGGCATGAAACACCGGCGCGCCGCGCACCAGCGTACTGATGTTCAGGAACGGTGTTGTCACCAGTTGCCATGGCGGCGACCAGCTGGCGCCCATGTCGCTGGAGACCATGGCGTTGACCGTGCTGCCCGCCCAGCCGCCGACCGAGACTGAAACGTAGAACAGCCACAGGCGATTGTCCGGAGCCAGGGCGATCACAGGATTGCCCAGTTTGCGGATGTATTTACCGGTGCCTGACTGGGTGGACTCACGGGTTGCCAGCACCTGCTCGCCGCCCCACTCACCACTGGCCGCATCGAAGCGCGAGGTGCGTATTTCAACGTCGCCCGCCCCTTCGCGAGAACCGGCGAACCACACCGACCTCAAATCGCCGCCGGGCAATGCCGTCACGGCTGAGGAATGCACGAAGTCGTCAAGGTCGGAAGACGCGAAACGCGACATATAGGACGCCTTGGGCGCCACGCTCTCAGCGCCAACTGGCGCGGGGCTGACCGCAAAGGGCGCAATACGGTGCTGTGGATGGCTGAGCCACGCACTGAGAAAAATCGCCACAACAATCAGGCCTGCGCTCCATGCAGTCAGGTTTCGGGAAATAACACGCATCGGGAGGCATCACTGTAAAGAGGAACAAAGGTGTGGTTTCAGCGATGGCGATCTTCGGGCAACGGACGTCGCTTGCCTGTCAGCATCGACAAGGGCAGGTTGTCACGCACTTGAAAGCTTTCGAAGATGGCGGCGGCCATGTGCAGTACCACCAGGGCACACAAGGTGTTGGCGAGAATTTCATGGATGTCCTGCGGCCAGTCGGCGCCCCACAAGGCATCGACCTCTTCCATCAGAAAGCCGGTCAGGCCCATGCCGAAGATCAGCACCATCATTAGTACCATGACCAGCGCGCCGAGCGGGGAATGGCCGAGCCGATGGATCGGCCGCCGGTCGACCAGCGAGCGCATGTGCGCACGCAGGCGCGCCGGATGTGGCCAGAAATCGCTCCAGCGTGCGCTGCGCGGCCCAATGAATCCCCACACCACGCGCACCGCCAGCCAGGCAACCGCGTAATAGCCCAGCCAGATGTGCCAGTCGCCACCTGCTTCATTGAAGAAATAATTGGCAACAAAAACACCCGCGATCGAGACGTGAAACAGCCTGACCAGCGGGTCCCACAGGCGCAGGGAAACACGGCTCATTACTTGGTCTCGGTCTTCACCGCTTTACCCGTCACCGGATCGTGATAGATCTCGACCTTGCGCTTGTCCTTGTCGAAACCATAGATTTCGTAGCAGTTGCCGTCAGTCACCTTGAACTTGCTGATCTCGTAACCCTGAGCCTTGAGCTGCTCCTGGAATTTGGCCTGATCCTGCCATTGGGACTTGTCAGCCGTGGTGCATTGCGGGCCGGCAAGTGCCAGCGGGCTGGCCAGACACAGGGAAATCAGCAGGACTTTACGCATGACAGATACTCGCAAGCAGTTAAGGAGCGCCTACTGTGCGAAACGAATCTTAGGAAAAGCTTAATACGTAATAGCTCGTAACATCTTCCCGGACACACGGCACTTCGCGCTGCTGCCTGCTGACGGCATCATGGCGCCCTTCTTCCCACACTCACCGGTCAAACCCTATGCGCCTGCTTCTCGTCGAGGATGATCGAGCCATTGGTCAAGGCATCCGCGTGGCCCTGAATACCGAGGGCTACACCCTTGACTGGCTGGAGGACGGACTGAGCGCGCTGCACGCCTTGCGCAGCGAGCCATTCGACCTGTTGCTGCTCGACCTCGGATTGCCACGCATGGATGGCCTGGACCTGCTGCGCCAGTTGCGCGCTGAAGCGCTCACCCTGCCGGTGCTGATCCTGACTGCACGCGACGGGACTGCCGACCGTATTGCCGGTCTGGATGCCGGTGCGGACGACTACCTGATCAAGCCCTTCGACGTCGATGAATTGAAAGCCCGGGTCCGCGCCCTGCTCAGGCGCAGCCAGGGCCGTGCGCAACCGCTGCTGGAGCACGCGGGCATCAGCCTCGACCCGGCGTCGCAACAGGTCAGCTTCAAGGGCAGCGAAGTACCGATGACGCCGATGGAGTACCAACTGCTGCATCAACTGATGATCCGCCCCGGCAAAGTGGTCACCCGCGAGCGTTTGTCCAATACCCTGTACGGCTGGCAGGACAAGGTCGAAAGCAACACCTTGGAAGTGCTGATTCACAACCTGCGCAAGAAACTGTCTACCGAGCTGATCCGTACCGTGCGCGGCGTCGGCTACCTGCTGGAGCTCAAGGCATGACCTCGGTACGCGCGCGCATTCTGATCCCGGTACTGATGCTGTTGCTGCTCGGCGACCTGACCATCAGCCTGCTCGCCCTGCGCGACAGCCATCACGAAATCGAAGAAGTCTACGATGCACAACTGGCCCAGAGTGCACGCCTGCTGCAAGGTGTGCTGCGTCAGCGCGCAGCAGGTGAGCAGGACCTCGACAAGCTGTATCAGGCGTTCGATCAGGCCATGAGCCGGGTCGGCACCAGCGGCGTGGCCCATCCTTACGAAACCCGGCTGACCTTTCAGGTCTGGCGTACCTCGGGCGAGCTGCTGGTGCGCTCGGCCGAAGCGCCGCTGCTCAGTGCACCTCCGGCAACCGAAGGCTCCCATGATCTGGTCGAGAACGGGCACGAGTGGTGCGGCTTTCTCCTCGCCGATCCACAGCAGGGTTTTCTGATCTGGGTGGGTGAGCGCGATGACGTGCGCCAGGACCTGATTCAGCGCATTGTCAGTCACACGCTGTGGCCAACGCTGATCGGTGTGCCTCTGCTGGTGGTCGCGATATGGCTGGCCATAGGCTGGGGCCTGCGCCCGCTGCAAGCGATGGCCAGAGTCATCCGCAAACGCGATGCCGAAAGCCTCGAACCGCTTGATGTAACGCCCCTGCCCAAAGAACTGGAGCCCATGCAGTACGCGCTCAACCGCCTGCTGACCCAGATCGAGAGTGTGCTGGAGCGCGAGCGACGCTTCATCGCCGACGCGGCCCATGAACTGCGCACGCCGCTGACCATTCTGCGCATCCACGCGCAGAACGCACGCCAGGCCGAAACCCCGGAGCAACGCCTGGAAGCACTGGATTTCCTCGTGCATGGCGTCGACCGCGCCGCCCGCCTGGCCAGTCAGTTATTGACCATGGCACGCCTGGAACCGCGTCTTGAAGTCAGCCAGTTACAGACCTTCGAGCTAAACACACTGGTACGCGAGGAGATGGCCGAACTCACGCCACTGGCCCTGGAAAAGCGCGTCGATCTGGTGTTCGAGGAAGGCGAGGATTGCGTGATCCGCAGCGACCCGGCAGCCATCACCATTGCCCTGCAGAACCTGCTGACCAATGCGCTGAATTTCGCCCCGACCGCCAGCGAGATTCGCGTCGTCCTGCACACCCAGGAAGATGGCAGCGCGCACCTGTCAGTCGAAGACGCAGGGCCGGGTATCGACGAACAACAGAAGGCGCGCCTGTTCGAACGCTTTTACAGTCAGGGTCACAGCAATGGCGCAGGACTGGGGCTGGCGATCGTCGACATGATCGTGCGCAAACTGGAAAGCAGTCTGCACCTGCGCAACTCGGCCCAGGGCGGACTGTGTGCAGAGCTGCGCATCAAGAGCAGGACGAGCTGAACCCTGCTCGGCTCAAAGCACCACGCGCAGGCATTGCCCGGCGTGATACAGGGTGAAGCCCGCGTCGTAGGCCAGGCTGCGCAACGAACTGCCCGAGACCTTTTTGCCGCTTGAAAAACTCATCGGCAACGCAGTTGCATCGTCAGTCAGCAGGTAATCGGCAAAGCACTTGCCCACCAGCGTCCCGGTGGTCACCCCGCGGCCATTGAAACCGGTCGCCGCCAGCAAGCCTGGCGCTGGTTCGAAGAGGCGCAACAAGTGGTCCGGCGTGAAGCCGATGCGCCCGGTCCAGGTGCTCTGCCACTCGACCCGGCCCAGTTGCGGGAAGTAATGCTGCTGGACGCGATCCGCCCACTGACGAATGAACCACAGCGGATAATTGCCGGCGTTACCCAGGCTGCCCAGTAGCAGGCGCCCATGGGCATCACGACGAATGTTGCTGAGCACCGTGCGCGTATCCCACGAACCCTGCCCGCCGCGCAGAATCTGCGCCTGCTCGGCACCGCTGAGTGGCTGCGAAGCGACCTGATAGTAGTAGCCCGTGAAGATGTGATCCTTGATATCGGTCCACTCGCCTTCGGTGTAGGCATTGGACGCGATGATCACTTTCTCGGCGCTCACACTGCCCGCAGCAGTAGAGACCTTCCAGCCGTCAGCGGTGCGTTGCAAGCCGTTGACAGGAGAATCACCGAACACTTGCCCACCCTGCGCCACCACGTTGAGCGCCATGCCCGAGACATAGGCCATCGGGTTCACCGTGCCGGCGCGGTGATCGAGCAAGGCACCGCTGACCTTGTCGGTACCACAGGCGTCTTCGCAGGGTTTGCCGGTCAGTAATTCGACGTTGGCACCGCGCCGCTGCCACTGTGCGGCGCGGCTGCGCAAGTCAGCCAGGCCCTTGGCGTTATGCGCCATGTGCAGGTTGCCGGTGCGCGTGTCCTGGCAATCGATGCGGTACTGGTCGATGGTCGCAAACACCAGTGCCGGTGCCGCGCCCAATGCGCCATTCAGTCGACTGGCGTCGACGCTGCCCAGTACTTTGTCCAGCTGATCGGGCGCCACCCAGGTCCCGGCATTCACCAGGCCGACGTTGCGTCCGGAACCGCCATGCCCGACCTGGTGCGCTTCAATCACACACACCGACTTGCCGCCTTCCAGCAAGCGCAACGCCGCGGACAGACCGGTAAACCCGGCGCCGATGATGCACACGTCGGCGCTCCGCTCACCGCTCAGGGCCGGGCTGACCGGACGTTGCGGAGTCAATTGTTCCCACAGACAGCCTTCAGCAAACTGCACCATCGAAAAACTCCAGCAATGTCGGTGATAAGCGCCCGGTTCACATCAGTCGAACACGATGCCCTGAGCCAGCGGCAACTCGCGGGAGTAGTTAACGGTGTTGGTCTGCCGGCGCATGTAGGCGCGCCACGAATCGGAGCCGGACTCGCGGCCGCCACCGGTTTCCTTCTCGCCGCCAAATGCCCCGCCGATTTCAGCACCGCTGGTGCCGATATTGACGTTGGCAATCCCGCAATCGCTGCCCGCGGCGCTCTGGAAAGCCTCGGCCTCGCGCAGGTCGGTAGTGAAAATGCAAGACGACAGGCCTTGCGGTACTTCGTTGTTCAGGCGCAGGGCCTCTTCGAAGTCGTCGTAGGCCAGCACGTAGAGAATCGGCGCGAAGGTTTCGTGACGCACGACGTCGCTCTGGCCAGGCATTTCGGCAATGGCCGGCGTGACGTAGTAGCCGTTCGGGTATTTGTCCTGCAACTGACGCTCGCCACCGAACACCTGTCCGCCTTCGTCACGGGCCTTGGTCAGCGCGTTCTGCATGGCCGAAAACGCTTGCTGGTCAATCAGCGGACCGATCAGATTACCTTCACGCGGATCACCGACGCGCACCTTGGCGTAGGCCGCCTTGACGCGGGCGACCACTTCGTCCTTGATCGAACGGTGCACAATCAGGCGGCGCAACGTGGTGCAACGCTGACCGGCGGTGCCTACCGCACTGAACAGAATGCCGCGCACGGCCAGGTCCAGATCGGCGCTCGGGGCCAGAATCATCGCGTTGTTGCCACCCAGCTCCAGAATGCTGCGCCCGAAACGGGCGGCGACACGCGGACCGACTTCACGGCCCATGCGGGTGCTGCCGGTGGCGCTGATCAGCGCCACGCGCGGGTCATCGACCAGCGCTTCGCCGGCGTCACGATCACCAATCACCAATTGCGCCAGTGCTGCGGGGGCATCACCGAAAATCTTCAGCGCCTTGTCGAACAGCGCCTGACAGGCCAGTGCCGTCAGCGGGGTCTTTTCCGAAGGCTTCCAGATCACCGGATTGCCGCAGACCAGCGCCAGCGTGGTGTTCCAGGCCCAGACCGCGACCGGGAAGTTGAACGCGCTGATTACACCGACCACACCCAGCGGGTGCCAGGTTTCGCGCATATGATGACCGGGGCGCTCGGAGGCGATGGTCAGACCGTACAGCTGACGCGACAGACCGACGGCAAAGTCGCAGATGTCGATCATTTCCTGCACTTCACCCAGACCTTCCTGAGTGATCTTGCCGGCCTCGACCGACACCAGTTCGCCCAGATCAGCCTTATGCTCACGCAGCACCTCACCAAAGATCCGCACCAGCTCGCCACGCCGTGGGGCCGGCACTGTGCGCCACTTCAGAAACGCGCTGTGGGCGCTGTCGATACGCGCCACGACCTGTGCCTTGTCTTCAAGCGTGACCGAGGCAATGCGGCTGCCATCAATCGGGGTGTAAACCGGATAGTCCCCTTGTGTGTGGGCACTGTTCGCCACGCCCAGACGTGCTAGTAACTCGGCAACCATGTTGATTCTCCTGTCATGAAACCACGGTGGAAATCATCGATGACCTCAGTATCAAGCCACTCAGGGTCGGGCTACAAACGACGTTTTTGAAAAACATGATTCCTTTTAGGAATGAACTTCTGATCACTAGCAGCCAGAAAAGCCATTACATCGGGAATTATTGGAATGACCCGGTGATTTTATTTCGTTTGCGAGCGCTGCCCGATGTTTGTTTGGATAAGCCCATCATGATCACCCGGAGTCGGGGCCAGACCGATGAGCGAACACATCAGCGAATCCATTTCGTTTGTCCACAACATCACGCTGTCCCACGGCCGCAACGCTGAAGTCTGGGACACCGCCGGCAAACGCTACATCGACTTCGTCGGCGGCATCGGGGTGCTCAATCTGGGGCATTGCAACCCGCAGGTGGTCACGGCCATTCAGGATCAGGCGGCAAAGCTGACCCACTATTGCTTCAACGCCACGCCTCATGACCCGTACATCCGTTTCATGCAGCAGCTCACGCAGTTCGTGCCGGTCAGTTACCCCCTCAGCGGCATGCTCACCAACAGCGGTGCGGAAGCGGCCGAAAATGCGTTGAAGATCGTACGTGGCGCTACTGGCCGTACTTCGGTCATCGCATTCGATGGTGGCTTTCATGGCCGAACGCTGGCGACCCTGAACCTCAACGGCAAGGTAGCGCCCTATAAACAGAAAGTCGGCGTACTGCCCGGCCCGGTCTTTCACGTTCCGTTCCCCAGCAAGGATAACGGCGTGTCCACCGAGCAGGCACTCAAGGCCATGGACCGGCTGTTCAGCGTCGAGATCGACGTCAACGACGTGGGCTGCATCATCTTCGAACCGGTTCAGGGCGAAGGCGGTTTTCTGGCCATGCAGCCGGACTTTGCCCAGGTATTACGAGCGTTCTGCGATAAGCACGGCATCGTACTGATCGCCGATGAAATCCAGTCCGGCTTCGGCCGTACCGGGCAGCGTTTCGCGTTCAGTCGTCTGGGCATCGAGCCCGATCTGATTCTGCTGGGCAAAAGCATTGCGGGCGGCATCCCGCTGGGCGCCGTGGTAGGTCGCAAGCCGTTGCTGGACAACCTGCCCAAGGGCGGCCTGGGCGGTACCTATT encodes:
- the amaB gene encoding L-piperidine-6-carboxylate dehydrogenase codes for the protein MVAELLARLGVANSAHTQGDYPVYTPIDGSRIASVTLEDKAQVVARIDSAHSAFLKWRTVPAPRRGELVRIFGEVLREHKADLGELVSVEAGKITQEGLGEVQEMIDICDFAVGLSRQLYGLTIASERPGHHMRETWHPLGVVGVISAFNFPVAVWAWNTTLALVCGNPVIWKPSEKTPLTALACQALFDKALKIFGDAPAALAQLVIGDRDAGEALVDDPRVALISATGSTRMGREVGPRVAARFGRSILELGGNNAMILAPSADLDLAVRGILFSAVGTAGQRCTTLRRLIVHRSIKDEVVARVKAAYAKVRVGDPREGNLIGPLIDQQAFSAMQNALTKARDEGGQVFGGERQLQDKYPNGYYVTPAIAEMPGQSDVVRHETFAPILYVLAYDDFEEALRLNNEVPQGLSSCIFTTDLREAEAFQSAAGSDCGIANVNIGTSGAEIGGAFGGEKETGGGRESGSDSWRAYMRRQTNTVNYSRELPLAQGIVFD
- a CDS encoding 2-aminoadipate transaminase, which encodes MSEHISESISFVHNITLSHGRNAEVWDTAGKRYIDFVGGIGVLNLGHCNPQVVTAIQDQAAKLTHYCFNATPHDPYIRFMQQLTQFVPVSYPLSGMLTNSGAEAAENALKIVRGATGRTSVIAFDGGFHGRTLATLNLNGKVAPYKQKVGVLPGPVFHVPFPSKDNGVSTEQALKAMDRLFSVEIDVNDVGCIIFEPVQGEGGFLAMQPDFAQVLRAFCDKHGIVLIADEIQSGFGRTGQRFAFSRLGIEPDLILLGKSIAGGIPLGAVVGRKPLLDNLPKGGLGGTYSGNPIGCAAGLASLAQMTDANLSSWGEQQEHAIVSRYEAWQASKLSPYLGKLTGVGCMRGIELITAEGEPGTRQLAELLSSARDAGLLLMPSGKSRHIIRLLIPLTIEPDVLHEGLDIFERCLAALA